In one Nodosilinea sp. FACHB-141 genomic region, the following are encoded:
- a CDS encoding NrtR DNA-binding winged helix domain-containing protein yields the protein MSAKLHRTSDHPLSPVPLADFKVGVDNVIFSVDTQQNRLMVLVVMRHDEPFAGYWSLPGTLVRQGESLEAAAYRVLAEKIRVNTLYLEQLYTFGGPDRDPRESPQAFNVRYLSVSHFALVRFEDAELIADGVSGIAWYPLAQVPQLAFDHNEILTYGYRRLRNKLEYSPIAFDVLPEVFTLGDLYQLYVTVLGEGFSDYSNFRARLLKLGFLQDTGQKTSRGAGRPASLYRFDAAAFEPLKEKAMVFI from the coding sequence ATGTCCGCAAAACTCCACCGCACCTCTGACCACCCCCTAAGCCCGGTGCCCCTAGCCGACTTCAAAGTGGGAGTCGACAATGTGATTTTTTCTGTGGATACCCAGCAAAATCGGCTGATGGTGCTGGTGGTGATGCGCCACGACGAGCCCTTCGCGGGCTACTGGAGCCTGCCCGGCACCCTGGTGCGCCAAGGAGAATCCTTAGAAGCCGCTGCTTACCGGGTGCTGGCCGAAAAAATTCGCGTCAACACCCTGTATCTGGAGCAGCTCTACACCTTTGGCGGACCCGATCGCGATCCCCGTGAGTCGCCTCAGGCCTTTAACGTGCGTTACCTGTCGGTCAGCCACTTTGCCCTGGTGCGCTTTGAGGATGCCGAACTAATCGCCGACGGCGTCAGCGGCATCGCCTGGTATCCCCTGGCCCAGGTGCCCCAACTCGCCTTCGACCACAACGAAATTCTCACCTACGGCTACCGTCGGCTGCGCAACAAGCTGGAATATAGCCCGATCGCCTTCGACGTGCTGCCCGAGGTCTTTACCCTGGGTGATCTCTACCAGCTCTACGTCACCGTTTTGGGAGAAGGGTTTTCGGATTATTCCAACTTTCGGGCTCGGCTGCTCAAGCTGGGGTTTTTGCAGGACACCGGCCAAAAAACCTCTCGGGGTGCGGGCCGACCCGCCAGCCTGTATCGGTTTGACGCCGCTGCATTTGAGCCCCTGAAGGAAAAGGCGATGGTGTTTATTTAA
- a CDS encoding nicotinate-nucleotide adenylyltransferase, producing the protein MTATNSSALRIALFGTSADPPHQGHAAILAWLATQFDHVAVWTANNPFKEHQTPLGDRFRMLELLIDDLAVPPQRVQVHPELSHMRTMITLERSRQVWPQAEFSLVVGADLVEQLPTWHRAQEIFAAASILVIPRPGYDLTEAGLANLRQHTTVTVAEMPAIDVSSSRYRQCDGIPAATAPEIPPAVQSYIAQHHLYPCPQNSTAPLTTP; encoded by the coding sequence ATGACCGCAACCAATTCTTCAGCGCTTCGCATCGCCCTGTTTGGCACCAGTGCCGATCCGCCCCACCAGGGTCACGCCGCCATCCTCGCTTGGCTGGCCACCCAGTTTGACCACGTGGCGGTGTGGACGGCCAACAATCCGTTTAAAGAGCACCAGACTCCCCTGGGCGATCGCTTTCGCATGCTGGAGCTGCTGATCGACGATCTAGCGGTGCCGCCCCAGCGGGTGCAGGTACACCCTGAACTCAGCCACATGCGCACGATGATCACTCTGGAGCGATCGAGACAGGTCTGGCCCCAAGCCGAGTTCTCGCTGGTGGTGGGGGCCGACCTGGTGGAGCAGCTACCCACCTGGCACCGAGCTCAGGAAATCTTCGCGGCGGCGAGCATTCTGGTAATTCCGCGCCCCGGCTACGACCTCACGGAGGCCGGCCTAGCCAATCTGCGCCAACATACGACCGTCACCGTGGCCGAGATGCCTGCGATCGATGTGTCGTCGTCCCGCTACCGCCAGTGCGACGGCATTCCCGCCGCCACCGCCCCCGAAATTCCCCCGGCGGTGCAGTCCTACATAGCCCAACACCACCTCTACCCATGTCCGCAAAACTCCACCGCACCTCTGACCACCCCCTAA
- a CDS encoding nicotinate phosphoribosyltransferase, whose protein sequence is MPYPTLLATPDNYGLLTDLYQLTMVSCYAGEGLADRRASFELFTRRLPPGYNYLIAMGLTQAIDYLNNLRFAEHHLEALRQTGLFDHAPDEFWQRLAEGGFAGDVWAVPEGTAVFANEPLLRIEAPLWQAQIAETYLLNTLNYQTLVATRAARLRDVAGPDARLLEFGTRRAFSPQGALWAARAALAAGFDETSNVLAAVALGRQPAGTMAHALVMVFTALEGNEDEAFAAFQRYFPGAALLIDTYDTVAAAKRLAAQVQRGETQVASVRLDSGDLVELSKAVRSHLPNAKILASGDLDEYEIARLKQAGAVLDGYGLGTKLVTGDPVNGVYKLVDIDGTPVMKEASGKTTLPGCKQIFRRYEGGQAVGDRLGLLEETAAPDEKPLLELVVKQGQVVQELESLDAIAARTAASMASLPAAVRQLEQPADYGVALSDALGDLAARTRQHPPSQP, encoded by the coding sequence ATGCCCTATCCCACTCTTCTGGCTACCCCTGACAACTACGGTTTGCTGACGGATCTGTACCAGCTCACCATGGTGAGCTGCTACGCGGGTGAGGGCTTGGCCGATCGCCGGGCCAGTTTTGAGCTGTTCACCCGGCGGCTTCCCCCTGGCTACAACTATTTGATTGCCATGGGGCTGACCCAGGCGATCGACTACTTGAACAATCTGCGGTTTGCAGAACACCATTTAGAGGCCCTACGGCAAACGGGGCTGTTCGACCATGCCCCCGACGAATTTTGGCAGCGGCTGGCCGAGGGAGGCTTTGCTGGGGATGTGTGGGCTGTGCCCGAGGGCACAGCGGTCTTTGCCAACGAACCGCTGCTGCGGATAGAAGCGCCCCTGTGGCAGGCCCAAATTGCCGAAACCTACCTACTCAACACGCTCAACTATCAAACTTTGGTGGCCACTCGCGCGGCTCGCTTGAGGGATGTGGCCGGGCCTGACGCCAGGCTGCTGGAGTTTGGCACCCGTCGGGCCTTTAGTCCCCAAGGGGCACTGTGGGCAGCGCGGGCAGCCCTAGCAGCGGGCTTTGACGAAACCTCGAACGTGCTGGCGGCGGTGGCGCTGGGACGCCAGCCAGCGGGCACTATGGCCCACGCCCTGGTAATGGTCTTTACGGCGCTAGAAGGTAACGAGGACGAGGCCTTTGCGGCCTTCCAGCGTTACTTTCCCGGGGCGGCGCTGCTGATTGACACCTACGACACGGTGGCGGCAGCCAAGCGGCTGGCAGCCCAGGTGCAGCGGGGAGAAACCCAGGTCGCCAGCGTGCGGCTCGACTCTGGCGACTTGGTGGAACTATCAAAAGCGGTGCGATCGCATCTCCCCAACGCCAAAATTTTGGCCAGCGGCGACCTGGATGAGTACGAAATCGCTCGCCTCAAGCAGGCTGGAGCGGTGCTCGACGGCTACGGCCTAGGCACTAAGCTGGTGACGGGCGACCCGGTGAATGGGGTGTATAAACTAGTCGATATCGACGGTACACCTGTGATGAAAGAGGCCAGCGGCAAAACCACGCTCCCCGGATGCAAGCAAATCTTTCGACGCTATGAGGGTGGGCAGGCGGTGGGCGATCGCCTCGGTCTGCTCGAAGAAACTGCCGCCCCCGACGAAAAGCCGCTGCTTGAGCTAGTGGTGAAGCAGGGCCAGGTCGTGCAGGAGCTAGAATCGCTGGATGCGATCGCCGCCCGCACCGCCGCCTCGATGGCCAGCCTGCCCGCCGCCGTGCGCCAGCTCGAGCAACCGGCTGACTATGGCGTAGCATTGTCCGATGCCCTGGGGGATTTGGCGGCCCGCACCCGCCAGCATCCCCCCTCTCAGCCCTGA
- a CDS encoding NfeD family protein, whose product MNLTHTLELFETPKTARVERPITAQSQGRVYYEGTYWPARVYEGVIDAGIALAPSSWVTVVGRYGLTLLIVPPLGPTYA is encoded by the coding sequence ATGAATCTGACCCACACTCTGGAACTTTTTGAAACTCCTAAAACCGCGCGGGTAGAGCGCCCCATTACCGCCCAATCACAGGGACGGGTCTACTACGAAGGCACCTACTGGCCCGCCAGAGTCTATGAAGGCGTCATTGACGCCGGTATTGCCCTAGCTCCCTCAAGCTGGGTGACGGTGGTGGGCCGCTATGGGCTCACCCTGCTGATCGTGCCACCGCTGGGGCCAACCTACGCCTAA
- a CDS encoding peptidoglycan-binding protein, with product MPLRNWSLAAAGAIVLGSGLGTPALANGHLWGSTVYVNTPQGYALNARWGPGTNTGVYRRVRRGSALQLSGVRRNGWVQLVDATWVAGNLVSRSPVPGAGVTPPGNADNLATVVTPQNFALNIRSGPGRNFPVVGQFVNGSRIALTGRFSVGWAQLTNGNWVDSGHIQYSGPIQGGNQPNPNPNPNPGPTPNADVLELQRLLRQAGFLPSNFIASGIYDQTTQNAVREFQRVNGLPVTGVVDAATWQALYRATEPPTPLPSPKPDPSPDPTNPPPSGTSQRRVVTDGDSTSVFDGPGTEFGLVRTVPNGSIVTITGRTSGNWSELLDGGWIFSPWLDPI from the coding sequence ATGCCCTTGAGGAATTGGTCGTTGGCCGCGGCGGGGGCGATCGTTCTAGGTAGCGGCCTAGGAACACCGGCCTTGGCCAATGGGCACCTCTGGGGCAGCACCGTCTACGTCAACACTCCCCAGGGGTACGCCCTCAATGCGCGCTGGGGACCAGGCACTAACACTGGCGTCTATCGTCGTGTGCGCCGAGGTAGCGCCCTGCAACTGTCTGGAGTACGCCGCAACGGTTGGGTGCAGCTAGTCGATGCTACCTGGGTCGCAGGCAACCTGGTCAGCCGGTCTCCTGTTCCCGGAGCTGGTGTAACTCCCCCCGGCAACGCGGATAACCTGGCCACAGTAGTCACTCCACAGAACTTTGCCCTCAACATTCGCTCTGGCCCTGGTCGCAACTTTCCGGTGGTGGGGCAGTTTGTTAACGGCAGTCGTATTGCGTTAACGGGTCGATTTAGCGTTGGCTGGGCGCAGCTCACCAACGGCAACTGGGTGGATAGTGGCCACATTCAATACAGTGGCCCTATTCAAGGCGGCAACCAGCCTAACCCCAACCCCAACCCTAACCCCGGTCCAACTCCCAATGCCGACGTGCTGGAATTACAGCGGCTGCTGCGCCAGGCCGGCTTTTTGCCGTCCAATTTTATTGCCTCTGGCATCTATGACCAGACGACTCAAAATGCCGTGCGCGAGTTTCAGCGGGTGAATGGGCTGCCGGTCACCGGCGTTGTAGATGCGGCAACCTGGCAGGCCCTTTACCGCGCCACTGAGCCACCAACGCCGCTGCCTTCCCCTAAACCCGACCCCAGCCCAGACCCCACGAACCCACCGCCTAGCGGCACTAGTCAGCGGCGGGTGGTCACCGATGGGGACTCAACCTCCGTGTTTGATGGCCCAGGCACTGAGTTTGGCCTCGTCAGAACCGTACCCAATGGCTCGATTGTGACCATCACTGGGCGCACCTCTGGCAATTGGTCAGAACTGCTCGACGGCGGCTGGATCTTCTCCCCTTGGCTAGATCCGATTTAG
- a CDS encoding TIGR00300 family protein, producing MTSSIRFLMCAPHHYEVDYVINPWMEGNIHRSSLEAAQEQWQSLYQVISDRADVNLVKPQQGWPDMVFTANAGLILGNQVVLSRFLHPERQGEEPFFKEWFEAQGHQVFTLPPELPFEGAGDALLDREGRWLWAGYGFRTELDSHGLVAEWLNIEVLSLHLMDERFYHLDTCFCPLTGGYLLYYPAAFDAYSNRLIELRVPPEKRIAIDEPDAINFACNSVNIDRTVIMNKASDELKAQLADAGFEVVETPLTEFLKAGGAAKCLTLRVTEPLHPEPAGEKGIIARTVTITGHLLDSGLVSRALDLVMEGGGSFQVLNFDLGEQRQSTSSAEIRVSAPDREVMDEIMAQLIDLGAVALPEEQQDAHLVTITQAGVAPDDFYSSTIYPTEVRVRGQWVRVQGQRMDGVIVVSETEPVASCKLLRDLAVGDQVIVGYDGIRSVRSTKDRSRAAAITEEFSFMGSGVSSERRVELIVEQVAWDLRRLRDQGGKVAVVAGPVVIHTGGGDHLGRLIREGYVQALLGGNAIAVHDIEQAMLGTSLGVDMKQGTSVRGGHRHHLRAINSIRRCGSIANAVEQGVLTRGVLYECVKHDVPFSLAGSIRDDGPLPDTKMNLLEAQAEYARLIEGCDLILMLSTMLHAIGVGNMTPSGVKMVCVDINPAVVTKLADRGSLESTGVVTDVGLFLSLLVKQLDKLTQRHVMA from the coding sequence ATGACCTCCTCCATTCGCTTTCTCATGTGCGCCCCTCACCACTACGAGGTGGATTACGTCATCAACCCCTGGATGGAGGGCAACATTCACCGCTCGTCGCTTGAAGCTGCCCAAGAACAGTGGCAAAGCCTCTACCAAGTTATTAGCGATCGCGCTGATGTCAATCTGGTCAAACCTCAGCAGGGCTGGCCAGACATGGTGTTTACCGCTAACGCAGGGCTGATCTTGGGTAACCAGGTGGTGCTGAGCCGCTTTCTGCACCCCGAGCGTCAGGGTGAGGAGCCCTTCTTTAAAGAATGGTTTGAGGCTCAGGGTCACCAGGTATTTACCCTGCCCCCCGAACTGCCCTTTGAAGGTGCAGGCGATGCCCTGCTCGATCGCGAGGGGCGTTGGCTGTGGGCGGGCTATGGCTTTCGCACCGAGCTAGATTCCCACGGGCTGGTGGCTGAGTGGCTCAATATCGAAGTGCTGTCGCTGCACCTGATGGATGAGCGCTTTTACCATCTCGACACCTGTTTTTGTCCGTTGACGGGTGGCTATCTGCTCTACTACCCCGCCGCCTTTGACGCCTACTCCAACCGGCTGATTGAGTTGCGGGTGCCTCCCGAAAAGCGCATCGCCATCGACGAACCCGATGCCATTAATTTCGCCTGTAACTCGGTGAACATCGATCGCACCGTGATTATGAACAAGGCCAGCGATGAGCTGAAGGCGCAACTGGCCGACGCGGGCTTTGAAGTGGTAGAAACGCCCCTAACTGAGTTTCTTAAGGCTGGGGGTGCAGCTAAGTGCCTCACCCTGCGGGTCACCGAGCCCCTGCACCCCGAGCCCGCCGGAGAAAAAGGAATCATCGCTCGCACCGTCACCATAACTGGCCACTTGCTCGACTCGGGCCTGGTTAGCCGGGCGCTGGATTTAGTGATGGAGGGCGGCGGCAGCTTCCAAGTGCTGAATTTTGACCTGGGCGAGCAGCGCCAGAGCACCTCGTCGGCTGAAATTCGCGTCTCGGCCCCCGATCGCGAGGTGATGGACGAGATTATGGCCCAGCTAATCGATCTGGGCGCGGTAGCTCTGCCTGAGGAACAGCAGGACGCCCATCTGGTGACCATTACCCAAGCTGGGGTTGCCCCCGACGACTTCTACAGTTCCACCATTTACCCCACTGAGGTGCGGGTGCGGGGGCAGTGGGTGCGGGTGCAGGGTCAGCGCATGGATGGCGTGATCGTGGTGTCGGAGACTGAACCGGTGGCCAGCTGTAAGCTGCTGCGTGACCTGGCGGTGGGCGATCAAGTAATTGTCGGCTACGACGGCATTCGCAGCGTGCGCAGCACCAAGGACCGCAGCCGCGCAGCCGCCATCACCGAAGAATTTAGCTTTATGGGCTCGGGTGTCTCTAGCGAGCGCCGAGTGGAGCTGATCGTTGAACAGGTGGCTTGGGATTTGCGCCGCCTGCGCGACCAGGGCGGCAAGGTGGCTGTAGTGGCTGGCCCGGTAGTGATTCACACTGGCGGCGGCGACCATCTGGGGCGGCTGATTCGCGAGGGCTATGTGCAGGCGCTGCTGGGGGGCAATGCGATCGCTGTCCACGACATCGAGCAGGCCATGCTGGGCACCTCTCTGGGTGTTGATATGAAGCAGGGCACTTCAGTACGCGGTGGCCACCGTCACCACCTGCGAGCGATCAACAGCATTCGCCGCTGCGGCAGCATTGCCAACGCCGTCGAGCAGGGCGTGCTGACTCGCGGCGTGCTCTACGAGTGCGTCAAGCACGATGTGCCCTTCTCTCTAGCCGGTTCCATTCGCGACGACGGCCCTCTGCCTGACACTAAGATGAACCTGCTTGAAGCTCAGGCTGAGTACGCTCGTCTGATCGAAGGCTGTGACCTGATTCTGATGCTCTCGACGATGCTGCATGCGATCGGCGTGGGTAATATGACCCCTTCGGGCGTGAAGATGGTCTGCGTTGATATCAACCCTGCCGTGGTAACCAAGTTGGCCGATCGCGGTTCGCTGGAATCTACCGGAGTGGTAACCGATGTGGGCCTGTTCCTTAGCCTGCTAGTGAAGCAACTCGACAAGCTCACCCAGCGCCATGTGATGGCTTAG
- the ftsY gene encoding signal recognition particle-docking protein FtsY encodes MAGFNWFQRSFDKSNSADADAKQAEAKAPEPAQAPTPTTPQLSSEDYLKWAKAAYQNIQKQQAETKTEDSVAEAAPAEAEEEAVAAVTETEPEAAEEPAAGTTAIETEVAEPAKTSAAEPDSAISEALETVESAVETSVVEPAAEAEVPIVEPAAVEPEPEPEPAAPRPFWAQAEEERLQRLAQLDATAIAEPEPEPTPVAAAAAPPAPVLPDIDLDEAFLWSAEVLAAQGRRPDDISAEEITWLNKLRQGLNKTRLGLVNQLKAIVGQGPLNDDAVTEIEALLLQADVGVAATDKVIEALQARMRQEVLPPDQAIAYLKSILRDMLDAPLANSHNLAFTPEKGSFNIWLMTGVNGAGKTTTIGKLAHIAKKSGYNTLIAAADTFRAAAVEQVKTWGARSDVEVIANPGQNTDPAAVVYDAIAASQSRNIELLLVDTAGRLQNKKNLMDELAKIRRIVDKKAPDAHVEALLVLDATLGQNGLRQAEVFAEAANLSGVVLTKLDGTAKGGVALAVVEQLGLPIRFIGAGEGIEDLRPFSSYEFVEALVSG; translated from the coding sequence ATGGCTGGGTTCAATTGGTTTCAGCGCAGTTTTGATAAGTCTAACAGCGCCGATGCTGATGCTAAACAGGCTGAGGCTAAAGCCCCCGAACCCGCTCAGGCACCCACCCCGACTACCCCGCAGCTATCGTCAGAAGACTACCTGAAGTGGGCCAAGGCGGCCTACCAAAACATTCAGAAACAGCAGGCTGAAACTAAGACTGAAGATTCAGTTGCCGAAGCAGCGCCTGCTGAAGCGGAGGAGGAGGCTGTCGCTGCGGTGACAGAGACTGAGCCTGAAGCTGCTGAAGAGCCTGCGGCTGGTACGACAGCCATTGAGACCGAGGTTGCAGAACCAGCGAAAACATCGGCAGCCGAGCCAGATTCGGCCATTTCAGAAGCCTTAGAAACCGTCGAATCTGCCGTAGAAACCTCCGTCGTCGAACCCGCTGCTGAAGCTGAAGTCCCCATCGTAGAACCAGCAGCGGTGGAGCCCGAACCCGAGCCCGAACCTGCTGCGCCTCGTCCCTTCTGGGCACAGGCGGAGGAAGAACGCCTTCAGCGTCTAGCTCAGCTAGACGCAACGGCGATCGCAGAACCCGAGCCCGAACCTACACCCGTGGCCGCTGCAGCTGCACCCCCCGCTCCCGTTCTCCCCGATATTGATTTAGACGAAGCCTTTCTCTGGTCGGCAGAAGTTCTCGCCGCCCAGGGGCGACGGCCCGACGACATCTCGGCCGAAGAGATTACCTGGCTCAACAAGCTGCGCCAGGGGCTCAACAAAACTCGCCTCGGCCTGGTCAATCAGCTTAAGGCGATCGTTGGCCAGGGGCCGCTCAACGACGACGCAGTGACGGAAATTGAGGCCCTGCTGCTGCAGGCCGATGTAGGGGTTGCCGCCACCGACAAAGTGATTGAGGCATTGCAAGCTCGCATGCGCCAAGAGGTGCTGCCGCCCGATCAGGCGATCGCCTACCTCAAATCCATTCTGCGGGATATGCTCGATGCGCCCCTGGCTAACTCCCATAACCTAGCGTTTACCCCCGAGAAGGGCAGCTTTAATATTTGGCTGATGACCGGGGTCAACGGCGCGGGCAAAACCACCACTATCGGCAAGCTGGCCCACATCGCCAAAAAGTCAGGCTACAACACGCTGATTGCTGCCGCCGACACCTTCCGCGCCGCCGCCGTCGAGCAGGTCAAAACCTGGGGTGCCCGCAGCGATGTGGAGGTGATCGCCAACCCAGGGCAAAACACTGACCCGGCGGCGGTGGTCTATGACGCGATCGCCGCCTCCCAGTCTCGCAACATTGAGCTGCTGCTGGTCGACACCGCCGGACGCCTGCAAAACAAAAAGAACCTGATGGACGAACTGGCAAAAATTCGCCGCATCGTCGACAAAAAAGCCCCCGATGCCCATGTCGAAGCCCTGCTCGTGCTTGATGCTACCCTGGGCCAAAACGGTCTGCGCCAGGCAGAAGTCTTTGCTGAAGCCGCTAACCTCAGTGGCGTGGTGCTCACCAAGCTCGACGGTACCGCAAAAGGCGGCGTTGCCCTGGCGGTAGTCGAGCAGTTGGGGCTACCCATTCGCTTTATCGGTGCAGGCGAAGGCATCGAAGACCTGCGACCTTTCTCTAGCTATGAGTTTGTCGAAGCCCTGGTGAGTGGTTGA
- the nusB gene encoding transcription antitermination factor NusB, with the protein MQARRMARELALLGLSQLSDKPGRLAPPDFEKLLLAAIQTLTAEAKDALETAADELKRGNQHLVDSGTRASDVEKGRAMVEEAIALTQTAINRLAHAVELPEFIRLSNQSEIEAFALELLTNTAKYQTQVDSILDEAMVAWNLKRLPRIDRDILRLAVVEMNYLGTPDRVAINEAVELAKRYSDDDGYRFINGVLRRVVSRGDEGEVEVEADSPVV; encoded by the coding sequence ATGCAAGCTCGCCGTATGGCCCGCGAGTTGGCCCTACTGGGCCTCAGCCAGCTTTCTGACAAGCCCGGCAGACTGGCGCCCCCAGACTTTGAAAAACTGCTGCTGGCGGCCATTCAAACCCTGACTGCCGAGGCCAAAGACGCCCTCGAAACCGCCGCCGATGAGCTGAAGCGGGGCAACCAACACCTAGTCGACAGCGGCACCCGCGCCAGCGATGTGGAGAAGGGCAGGGCTATGGTCGAAGAGGCGATCGCCCTCACCCAAACCGCCATCAACCGGCTGGCCCACGCAGTGGAGCTGCCCGAGTTCATTCGTCTCAGCAACCAGTCTGAGATCGAGGCCTTTGCCTTAGAGCTGCTCACCAACACTGCTAAGTACCAGACCCAGGTCGACAGCATTCTCGACGAAGCGATGGTGGCCTGGAACCTCAAGCGCCTGCCCCGCATCGATCGCGACATCTTGCGCCTGGCCGTAGTCGAAATGAACTACCTGGGCACCCCCGACCGAGTCGCCATCAACGAAGCGGTGGAGCTAGCCAAGCGCTACAGCGACGACGACGGCTACCGCTTTATCAACGGCGTGCTGCGCCGAGTGGTGAGCCGAGGGGATGAGGGTGAGGTAGAAGTAGAGGCTGATAGTCCCGTGGTGTAG
- a CDS encoding DUF502 domain-containing protein, with amino-acid sequence MLQKIKQDLKNDLIAGLVVVIPLATTIWLAITISAWVVRLLTRFPKQLTPFDGLNPFLVDLINLLIGLSVPLLAILIIGLMARNIAGRWLLDVGEKVVQSIPLAGSVYKTLQQLLQTVFQDSSTRFRRAVLVEYPRRGIWAVAFVTGAMTATASATPKMLSIFVPTTPNPTSGWYAIVPESDVVNLSISIEDAFKLILSGGIVGPNLAAAVPPDRVVSIGNESQATAPIALDLGVSELAPDLAEYPQQLSVLPVDEDC; translated from the coding sequence GTGCTGCAAAAGATCAAGCAAGACCTCAAGAACGATCTAATTGCCGGACTGGTGGTGGTTATTCCCCTGGCAACTACCATCTGGTTAGCGATCACCATTTCGGCCTGGGTGGTGCGGTTGCTCACCCGCTTTCCCAAGCAGCTGACCCCCTTTGATGGTCTCAACCCTTTTCTGGTCGACCTAATTAACCTGCTGATTGGCCTATCGGTGCCCCTGCTGGCTATTTTGATTATTGGCCTGATGGCCCGCAACATCGCCGGTCGCTGGCTGCTGGATGTGGGCGAAAAAGTGGTGCAGTCAATTCCCCTAGCGGGGTCGGTGTACAAAACGCTGCAACAGCTGCTGCAAACCGTTTTTCAAGACTCGAGTACGCGGTTTAGGCGCGCAGTGTTGGTGGAGTATCCCCGTCGGGGTATTTGGGCCGTTGCCTTTGTCACCGGAGCCATGACGGCTACAGCTTCAGCAACCCCCAAGATGCTGAGCATTTTTGTGCCCACGACCCCTAACCCGACCAGTGGCTGGTATGCGATCGTGCCCGAAAGCGACGTCGTCAACCTGTCGATATCCATTGAAGATGCCTTCAAGCTAATTCTCTCGGGTGGTATTGTCGGGCCCAACCTGGCGGCGGCGGTTCCACCCGATCGCGTAGTATCCATAGGCAATGAAAGCCAAGCTACGGCCCCCATTGCTCTGGATCTAGGCGTTTCTGAACTTGCCCCCGACTTGGCCGAATATCCCCAGCAACTTTCCGTCTTGCCGGTAGACGAAGATTGCTAA
- the mgtE gene encoding magnesium transporter: protein MSETQNTPSTLAIDRRELQELVRSQLQVLLEQGNLPGAKALLVPVRPADIAEAIEDLPEAMQAIAFRLLGKGEAIEVYENLDTSVQQALIEDFKRQDVLDIVDKMSPDDRARLFDELPAKFVRSLLSQLSPQEREATAQLLGYEAGTAGRIMTPEYVALKEGWTVLRALDYIRSRAFVSETIYYLFVTDAARRMTGILSLRHLVTGQPEQTIGDLMTRDVISVRTDADQEDVARLVQRYDFLAVPVVDTEERLVGIITVDDLIDVIEAETTEDIYALGGVQSGGDSYFQSNLFDVARKRVVWLSVLLITNTVTTAVIRSQEDILQQVVALAAFIPLLIGSGGNVGAQSSTVVIRGLNTEEISTKQALSVIRREAIAGTVLGLMLGAVVTVWAYVLQGNLPVAVTVGISLVAISILASTAGGALPLLFDALKFDPALMSAPFITTIVDVLGVLLYLTLARHMLGLA, encoded by the coding sequence TTGAGTGAAACGCAAAACACACCGAGTACCCTCGCCATAGACCGCAGGGAGCTGCAAGAGCTGGTGCGATCGCAGCTACAAGTGCTGCTGGAGCAGGGCAATTTGCCAGGGGCCAAAGCGCTGCTGGTGCCGGTGCGACCTGCGGATATTGCCGAAGCCATTGAAGACCTACCCGAGGCCATGCAGGCGATCGCCTTTCGGCTACTGGGCAAAGGTGAGGCGATCGAGGTCTACGAAAACCTTGACACTAGTGTGCAGCAGGCGCTGATCGAAGATTTCAAGCGCCAGGACGTGCTCGATATTGTCGACAAAATGTCGCCCGATGACCGGGCCAGGCTTTTCGACGAGTTGCCCGCCAAGTTTGTGCGCAGTCTGCTGTCTCAGCTCAGCCCCCAGGAGCGCGAAGCCACCGCCCAACTGTTGGGCTATGAAGCCGGTACCGCTGGGCGGATTATGACCCCAGAATACGTGGCCCTCAAGGAAGGCTGGACAGTTCTGCGGGCCCTAGACTACATCCGCAGCCGTGCTTTCGTCAGCGAAACCATCTACTACCTATTTGTCACCGATGCCGCCCGCCGCATGACCGGCATTCTCTCGCTGCGGCACCTGGTCACCGGCCAGCCTGAGCAAACCATCGGCGACCTGATGACCCGCGATGTGATCTCGGTACGCACCGACGCCGACCAAGAAGACGTTGCCCGCCTGGTGCAGCGCTACGACTTTTTGGCGGTGCCCGTGGTCGATACCGAAGAGCGTCTGGTGGGCATCATCACCGTCGATGACCTAATCGACGTAATTGAGGCCGAAACTACCGAAGACATCTACGCTCTAGGCGGCGTCCAAAGCGGCGGTGACAGCTATTTTCAGTCAAACCTGTTTGATGTGGCCCGCAAGCGGGTGGTGTGGCTTTCGGTGCTGCTGATTACCAATACCGTTACCACCGCCGTCATTCGCAGCCAGGAAGATATTTTGCAGCAGGTTGTAGCCCTAGCGGCCTTTATTCCCCTACTGATTGGCAGCGGCGGCAACGTGGGAGCACAGTCGTCTACGGTGGTGATTCGCGGCCTCAACACCGAAGAAATTAGCACTAAGCAGGCCCTCTCAGTGATTCGGCGAGAAGCGATCGCCGGTACCGTGCTAGGCCTAATGCTAGGGGCGGTAGTTACCGTCTGGGCCTACGTGCTCCAGGGCAACCTGCCCGTGGCTGTAACTGTAGGCATCAGCTTGGTAGCCATTTCTATTTTGGCCTCTACGGCTGGAGGTGCGTTGCCTTTGCTGTTTGATGCCCTGAAATTTGACCCAGCCCTGATGTCGGCTCCGTTTATTACCACCATTGTCGATGTGCTAGGGGTGCTGCTCTACCTCACCCTGGCTCGCCACATGCTGGGGTTGGCCTAG